In Elephas maximus indicus isolate mEleMax1 chromosome 5, mEleMax1 primary haplotype, whole genome shotgun sequence, the sequence AGCATCATAGCAGGACACAGATCCTGGGCAGGTCTTCTACTTTTAAGGGCAATTCCCTAGCGTGTCTTTGAGTTTATTATATCTAAGTCCTACCTTTCCTTCACTGTCACGTGCATGTGGCAATTCGAGACGCTTTCGATGATGGTGTTTGTTGTGAATAATCTTTTTACGTTTTTGGTGAATGTATTCATGATAGGTTAGACCAGTAGGCAGTAGAAACGTAGGATCTTTAATAACgagctatttctttttcttccttaggGCAGTATTTCAAGGAAAAGGTGGCAGCATTGCTCATTCCCTGAGAAATGGGTCCCCTGGCTAATTCAACATGCTCCTGATCTTGGAGACGTGGCAACATGCATAGAGCGGGGGAGCTGGGGTGGCGTCGGACGCGGAGCGTGGAGGTCGCCCGGGGGCGCGCGGGATACGGCTTTACTCTCTCTGGACAGGCGCCCTGTGTGCTCAGCTGTGTCATGAGGGGCAGTCCTGCGGACTTTGTTGGCCTACGTGCTGGAGACCAGATACTGGCTGTCAACGAGATCAATGTGAAGAAGGCATCTCATGAAGATGTTGTGAAGCTCATAGGGAAATGTTCAGGTGTCCTGCACATGGTGATTGGTGAGGGCCTCGGCCACCTGGAGTCCTGCTCCAGTGATGAGGAGGTTGGGTTTTATGAAGGAAAGGGCTGGTTCAAGCCCAAGCTTGATTCCAAAGCGTTAGGTATAAACAGAGCGGAGAGAGTCGTTGAAGAAGTGCAGTCTGGGGGGATTTTCAGCATGATTTTTGAGACTCCTAGTCTTTGTGCAAGCCCTTCAGAGCCCTTGAAGCCCAAACAAAGATGCCTTTCAGAGTCGGCTGCAGTGCGACTGGACACTGGACATGAAACTGTCAATAATCCCAACGCTAACATGCTTTCCAAGGAGGAAATAGCGAAGGTGATTAACGATGATTCAGTTTTCAGCATTGGACTAGAAAACCATGACGATTTTGGATTAGATGCGAGCATTTTAAACGTTGCCATGGTGGTGGGCTACTTAGGTTCCATTGAGCTGCCCTCTACCAGCTCCAACCTGGAGTACGACAGCTTGCAGGCCATCCGGGGCTGCATGAGGCGCTTGCGGGCAGAGCAGAAGATCCACTCGTTGGTGACCATGAAGATCATGCATGACTGTGTGCAGCTGTGCACCGACAAGGCTGGTGTGGTGGCGGAGTACCCTGCCGAGAAGCTGGCCTTCAGCGCCCTGTGCCCTGATGACAGGCGGTTCTTCGGGCTCGTGACCATGCAGACCAATGACGATGGGAGCCTGGCGCAGGATGAGGAAGGGGTCTTGCGGACTTCCTGCCACGTGTTTATGGTGGACCCTGACCTGTTCAATCACAAGATCCACCAGGGCATCGCACGGCGGTTTGGGTTTGAGTGTACTGCAGACCCTGACACCAACGGCTGCTTAGAGTTCCCAGCCTCCTCTCTCCCCGTCCTTCAGTTCATTTCCGTCCTGTACAGAGACATGGGTGAGCTGATCGAAGGCATGCGGGCCCGGGCCTTCCTGGACGGTGATGCGGACGCCCACCAGAACAACAGCACCAGCAGCAACAGTGACAGCGGCATCGGGAACTTCAACCAGGAAGAGAAGAGCGCCCGCGTCCTCGTGGTCGACTTGGGTGGGGGCTCCAGCAAGCATGCCCCCACCAGTGGTGCTGGCTGGGAAGGTGTGGGCGGGAGGGGCCCCCACCCCTGGGCGCCCCCCTGGAACGGCGCCTTCTGCCATGATCAGGAGGGGAGCGCCCCCTTCGAGGGCCCCCCACAGACCGACAGGTTCCGAGACTTACATAAGCATCTGGGACCCGGACCCCACGTGGAGCTGCCGCCCGCTGCTCTACGGAGCTCTGTCCCCCCTTCCAAGCGGAGCACCGTGGGGACTGGCTGTGGCTTCCACCAGCGGTGGCTCCCAGTCCACGTCCTCCAGGAGTGGCAGTGTGGCCATGCCAGCGACCAGGACTCCTACACCGACTCCACCGATGGGTGGTCCAGCGTCAACTGCGGCACGCTGCCCCCGCCCATGAGTAAGATCCCGGCCGACCGCTACCGGGTGGAGGGCAGCTTCGCGCAGCCCCCGCTGAGTGCCCAGAAGAGTGAGTGGTCCAGGAAGGCGTTTGGGGTGCCAAACATTTTTGGCCCTCATCGAAATGTCAGAAAGACTAAAGAAGACAAAAAGGTAAGCCCGTTCTGGGTAGTTAATACAAACGAACTTGATTTCCTGATTGGTCAGTTAATGATGAAACCACTGTCCTGGTTTCTCGGCCCACTCTGCCtgttttggttgtcacagcaTGTCTGCTGTGCTTTTGCGCTGCAGACTCTGTCTTGCCCCGGAGCCCCGGCCCCGGCCCTGGCTCTGGTTCTGACCTTTCCCTAGGCTGGTCCTGGGCGGGACAGCTGGGCAGGGCGGGTGGTGCACAGCAAGTGGGCCCCTCCCAACTGAGTAaggcttcctccctccttccacccttctctcctggcagaggctgGGGTGGGTCTGACCCCGCAGCCCCTTAGAAGCCCAGTTCTGTTTCTGACCCCACAGTCTCTGAGGCACAGTTCCCTTCCTGAGGTGGGGACATTCTTGCAGTGCAGGTGGCTATATGGCTCTGGCTCCTGTCAGGATGGGGCTGCACCACAGTGTCGATCCTGGAGCCGTTTTCCTCCATTGAGAAAAGCCTGCCATGAAAAATGCTTAGCGCCCAGCCCTGTCTGCCTAAGTGGGCGGGCTCGAAGGGTGGCGGACCACCCTTTGAGCAGCACAGCCCTGAAAAACCCGGGCCGTCATTCTCCCTGTGGGGCCTTTGCCTCCCAGGCAGCTGGGTCTGGAGTttggagaggaaaacaaaacatgGTCGGGAGCCACCGCTGGCAGAGGAGAGGACACGGGGCTGTGCCAGGCCGGCTGCTCTATATGGAAAGGGTGGGCTTGTGGTGGGAGAACAGGGGCCTGGCGCTCAGCTCAGTCAGAACTTGAACGGTTTTAAAACAGCTTTTCTGTGTTGTTCACATTCCTGTGGATCACTGTGACGTCAGGAGAAAAGTTTCCAGAAGCTGCTGGGCAGTTAGGGCAGGGCTGGTGGAGGGGGAGCTGTGGGCAGAGCTGAAGTTTGTGTTCGCGACTCCCCATCCACACTTTCCCCTTTTCACTGTAAACAcattgaagaggatttgaagatgGAGGTGAGGACAATCTCCCGTAGCCTCACCTCCCAAAGTAGCTGCAGCTGATGTTTGATGCCTCTAAGCGTAGGCTTTTGTGTTTTGAAACGTACCTATGGGTTCCTGCCAAATCTTACATGGACTTCCTATAGGAGTTGCATGCTGTGTGTGCTGCCCACCCTCCGTGGCAGTCTCTGGCGGATCTGAACCCCAGGCTGGAGCCTCCTTCCGGGGAGGGGACGCTGGCACCTGTCCCCAGGGAGCGCACCTGCTGGGGGCAAACCTTCTGCCTCttggagccacccagggaccagctTCCGCCTGCGTTTTCACTGCAGGGTCGGGTAGGGGAGCGGGCAAGGGCCCTGGAAAGTTACTAAAAGTTTATTTGAAATCAGGAAACTCACCGTCTCTTGGCATATTTTTACTTACAGATTATGTTTTATCTATTGCCACGGTAAATGCGTCATTATGTTGATACAGAGAATCAGTGTCTGTGTGGCTCTCACGGATAACGTGCCCCTTCAGTGTATCTCGTTTTGGCTGCGGTGAATTGTAAGCTGAAGGGCATAGTACTATTTTAGGTGTCACAGGTGATGTCACAGTCCCCACTTTACGAAGGAATAGAGTGATCCTCGAGGAGTGACCAGATGTTCCTGAAGTTATCCATTTGGAAACAAGCAGAGACATGTTCAAgctgtgggtttctttctttcctgtttaatTGTggagaaaatatacacaacaaaacatccaACAATCCAGCAGTTTCTATGTGTGcagttcagtgacgttgattcttcaagttgtgcagccattctcactttccttttctaaAGTATTCCACCACCATGAACATAAACTCTCTGCCCTCTAAGCAAAAGCTGCCCCTCCCGCCCCCTGCCCACCCCTCGTCACCACTAATGatctttggtttccttgtttCATGTAAGTGACATCGTACAGTATCcctttgtggctgacttattttgcagtattttttcaaggttcatccattttgtggcatgcatcagggcttaatttctttttatggctgagtagaattccattaagaaggcctggtggcacaaatgttacGTGCTCAGCGGtaaatcgaaaggttggcagtttgaacccacccagtggctcctcaaaagaaaagcctggtgatctgcttctgtatcgATGACAGCCAGGAAAGCCCTACAGCGGCGGACCTGCCGTGTCACACGGGCTCACCGGGAGTCAGAGGCGGACCTGCTGGTCACACGGGCTCACCGGGAGTCAGAGGCGGACCTGCTAGTCACACGGGCTCACCGGGAGTCAGAGGCGGACCTGCTGGTCACACGGGCTCACCGGGAGTCAGAGGCGGACCTGCCGGGTCACACGGGCTCACCGGGAGTCAGAGGCGGACCTGCCGGGTCACACGGGCTCACCGGGAGTCAGAGGCGGACCTGCTGGTCACACGGGCTCACCGGGAGTCAGAGGCGGACCTGCCGCGTCACACGGGCTCACCGGGAGTCAGAGGCGGACCTGCTGGTCACACGGGCTCACCGGGAGTCAGAGGCGGACCTGCTGGGTCACACGGGCTCACCGGGAGTCAGAGGCGGACCTGCTGGTCACACGGGCTCACCGGGAGTCAGAGGCGGACCTGCCGCGTCACACGGGCTCACCGGGAGTCAGAGGCGGGCCTGCCGTGTCACGCGGGCTCACCGGGAGTCAGAGGCGGACCTGCCGTGTCACACGGGCTCACCGGGAGTCAGAGGCGGACCTGCTGGTCACACGGGCTCACCGGGAGTCAGAGGCGGACCTGCCGTGTCACACGGGCTCACCGGGAGTCAGAGGCGGACCTGCCGTGTCACACGGGCTCACTGGGAGTCAGAGGTGGAACTGCTGGTCACACGggctcaccaggagtcagaactgacccctCCAGGGCAGGCAGCCACAACACGCGTTCCAGTGTATGTACGTACCATGGTTTGTGTATCtgttcatctgtcgatggacctTTAAGTTGTTGCCACCTTTGGACTGTCGTGAGCAGTGCGCAGTGAACACTAGCGGACAGGTtgctgtttgtgttcctgccttcacttcttccggtgtatacctaggactggcattgctgggtcatacggtgaTTCCATGttcaactttaaaaatatatatattatattgtattttttgtgaaaattcaacaatttctacacctaATGTTCAGTGAGATTGTGTCAGCagcgttctcattatttctgttccagTTGTTTCACTCCCAATAgcttagactcactgcccccaaaCCTGCCATCTCTGCTTTGGAGTAACTGTTGTCTCTTTGGTCGCataatagataattcttaaaaagtactcaagggtgacattctttactttttgagctagcTATGTTCAATTTTTTGAGTAACTGGCGAACTGTTTTCTGCAGCAGGGgcaccagtttacattcccaccagcaatggatgagggtttcacTTTCTCTACAACCTGGCCGACACctgttgctttccttttttttttaaattttattttaatccttGCCATTCTAAtgaggtgaggtggtatctcactgtggttttgatgtgcatctctctgatggttgGTGGTGGGAATGGGTActaacattgagcatcttttcttgtgcttgttggccatttgaaaatCCTCTTTGGTgacatgtctgttcaagtccttcacccactttttgattgggctgtttgtctttttgttgttaagttgtagaggtttttaaaatgtgtatgttTTGGCAATTGGGCTCTTGTCAGATATGGTTCCTGAGCAGtttctcctagtctgtaggttgtcttttcacttgtttGATAAAGTGTTGGGTTTCTTTTTAATGCTCTCTTACCTTGAGCAAAAGTGTATTGAAAGTGAGGGTATTGGTCGCTACTACTTACACTGTAACAGAAACGAAAGACTCAAACACTTCTGATGAAATTGTTGTCTCTCATGTTAGAAAATAATAGTATAGTGTTCAGTAGTATATGGAGCACATTGTCTCCTTATTTGACTTTGATAGTAATTCTGGAAGCTCTTCAGGGTGggtaattttattttcagttcaTACACAAGGGAATAAAGGTTTGTAAACATTAAAGGATTTGCCCGCAGTCATGTGGCAAGTAAGCGCTTAGACTAAGACACAACCTCGGTCTCCAGCTTGCCCCTCTGTGTGAGACTAATTTGTTTGACTTGTAGTTACTTTTGCAATGTGATATGACACACGGTTTATCTAAAAATAAGCGGTAATTCATTGCGTTTTATTGGGTTCCTTCTGTAATCTCTTGAAATTTGTTGCTGTTTAGTTTGAGAATCCCTGTGACCTGAATCATTAAACCTGTCTGTTGcatcaaatctgactcatagcgacactacagaacaaagcagaactgccccacagggtttccaaggctgtaaatctttatggaagcagactgccccatctttctcccgcagagctgctggtgggttcaaactgctgaccttttggttaaccactgtgctaccagggctcctgagttattaaaccaaaccaaaacaaaacaaaacccaaaaaacagtaaccaaaaaacccccaaacctgttgccatcgagtcaattctgacttaaggGACCCGTCATGGATTGGATTCTGTCTGCAAAAAGTATctggcaacttggctaggtcctgattcccttgtatgatggtctaccattttatcttttgatgtaatttcctatgtgttgtaaattctatcactgtgatgtaataagatggattagtggcagttatattgatgagatctacaagattagatagtgtcttaagccaatctcttttgagatataaaaagacagaagtgagcagagagacttggggacctcataccaccaagaaagcagtgctgggagtagagtatatcctttggacctgaagttcctgttttgagatgctcccagactgagggaagactgatgacaaggactttcatccagagccagcagagagagaaagccttcccctggagctgctgtcctgaattcgaacttctagcctactggactacgagcaaataaacttctctttgttaaccccatccacttgtggtgtttctgttatagcagcactaggtgactaagacaggaccctataggacagggtagaactgccccacaggattttcaaggctgtaaatctttatggaagcagactgccacagctttctcctgcagagcagctgatgggttcgaactgctgcccttttggttagcagctgagcgctttaaccagtgtgccactaggGATCCCAGGTTAGCTTAATGGTCAGCTAATGATTGGACAGAGATGTCCTTAGATGCCTGGACCCAATATCTCCTAGTCTTTGCCACACCGTCAGCACCCCACTGTTGACAGCTCTGCTTCAGCCTTCACTTCTGGCTTCTGCAGAGTCCCAGGATTAGCCATAGGCGAACACTTAGGGCCTTCTTGTATCTTCGCTGAGTGTATGTACAGTGCAGGGTGGCCTTCTAGATTCCTGGGAATATGTCAGAGCTTTTTCCTAGCATTTCCTTTCAAGCCTTTTGATTAGCCTATTGTTTGTCCCAACTGTTATCACTGCCTCAGGCAGCTGAGATATTCAACAGTTGCTTCTGGTTGTTTTCAACAAATGCCCCTGGCAAAGAGACTGTTTGAACTGGATGAGCTCTGAGTCAGGTCAAAAAAGACAGGCTTGCTAAGTGGGGTCCTCcaggaacccaccagccaggccACATAATGACAGTTCTCTGGGAATGTGGCTTTGAAGGAGCTCCTGTTCTGTCTCCTCTGGTGGTTGCCAAGTGACTGGTTTTCACTATGATGGAAGCTGTTGGTCTTCAAGGCTACTGCAGTCCTAGGGTGTGGGAATAGGGCAAGTGAAAACACCACGAAGTTTACTGTTCTTAACAAGATTCAGCCTTTTCCTTGCATAAATGCTGCCTGGATTGTTGCAAGcttttggttaattttcagagttctgaaaaagttgattccgactatttTTGCCAGCATTCTCATTGCTTTAATGGAGGAGAGGATTTTTGCAGGTCTTTACTCAACTGTTTTTGCTGATGTCACCACCCCCGGTAGTCATTATTTCCTCTGCTGGCTGTATTAATTACTCATCGAATTCAGTCATTGTCCCACGAATATTTTGTTGCCTAAAGACTAAATTGTAAAGTTAACTTCCAACAAACTTGTATCAAATCAGAGGAaggcaaaagaaggaaaaatagttAAATTGTACAAATAAATATACACACCTAACCAGCAAGGAGAAAACGTGAAGCTACTGCAGTCTTCGTCCTGTCATCGATCACGAAGCCGTGGTCGAGAGGCCTCTTCCATGACTCATTGCAGATGTTCTTTGCCCTCAGTCAGCACTGCCACTGGTTGCGGTTCTTAGTTCTTTCATTCTGGAAGGTCCGGCTCTTCGGTGGTCCTGCCTCCTTTTGGTTGCTGTAGCTTTCAATCACCCTTTACTATCGAGCCTGGAGTCACTAAGAGGCGCGCTAGAGAACCCCCTGGGTTCTAGTCCTCTTTGCCGTCATGGATTGCAGCAGGTCAGTGTCTTCTTGGTCACTGGGGTCAGTCACTTCAGTAGAGCAATCCCTTTGTTGGTTCAGTGGCCTGAGGAGCCCCAAATGGCCAGATGGTAGACTTGTTTCCCAATTCAGGGAAACCACTATTGTGTTCACTGGTGGAAACCTTCTCCTTTTGGGAACTAAGACCTCCAAGTCATCAGAGCTCAAAGTTGCCAGAATGGGAAGCAAAAAATTCTGCAACTGGGTTTTCAGGTATAATACTGGGAGGATCCACTCCCACTTTTACTCCTTGATTCCCAGACCCCTGTATTTTAGCATTAGGAGATACAGCACCCTATAATGGTCTTCTAGTCATGTATGGAATCCTCTAAGACCAAACCCCATTCCTTCAGAGTATTGTCTCCTAGCTGGTGCTGTGATGAAGGCTCAGTAAGCCGTTAACAGGAGAATGGGAGGAACAAATGTGGAATATAGGAATATACTTGAATACCCAAGAGCTCAGTCTAAATGAACTTATGCTACTTGTATCTACCCAAATAAATCTAAAAATGATGctactaaaaaaggaaaaacacataaGGTGTACAGCACTTTACCTTCTATAAAGTTTGACATCATGCAAGCAGTACTGTCCATtgcttcaacaaaaaaaaaaaaccaaacccagtgccccgagtggattccgactcatagcgaccctataggacagagtagaactgccccatagaggttctaaggagcacctggcagattcgaactgccgaccctttggttagcagccgtagcacttaaccactacgccacgagggtttccatccATTGCTTAGGGATGTGCATCTGTGCCACGTGGTAACAGCGTAAGCAACGTATATGTGGTGCAGGAATGAGGAGTCCAGGTGAAGATGGGGTGTGCATCTGTGCCGTGTGGTAACAGTGTAAGCAACGTATATGTGGTGCAGGAATGAGGAGTCCAGGTGAAGATGGGGTGTGCATCTGTGCCATGTGGTAACAGTGTAAGCAACGTATATGTGGTGCAGGAATGAGGAGTCCAGGTGAAGATGGGGTGTGCGTATGTGCCATGTGGTAACAGTGTAAGCAACGTATATGTGGTGCAGGAATGAGGAGTCCAGGTGAAGATGGGGTGTGCATCTGTGCCATGTGGTAACAGTGTAAGCAACGTATATGTGGTGCAGGAATGAGGAGTCCAGGTGAAGATGGGGTGTGCATCTGTGCCATGCGGTAACAGTGTAAGCAACGTATATGTGGTGCAGGAATGAGGAGTCCAGGTGAAGATGGGGTGTGCATCTGTGCCATGTGGTAACAGTGTAAGCAACGTATATGTGGTGCAGGAATGAGGAGTCCAGGTGAAGATGGGGTGTGCGTATGTGCCATGTGGTAACAGTGTAAGCAACGTATATGTGGTGCAGGAATGAGGAGTCCAGGTGAAGATGGGGTGTGCATCTGTGCCATGCGGTAACAGTGTAAGCAACGTATATGTGGTGCAGGAATGAGGAGTCCAGGTGAAGATGGGGTGTGCATCTGTGCCATGCGGTAACAGTGTAAGCAATGTGTAAGTGCAGGAACGAGGAACCCCCGGTGAACACGGGTGTGCCTCTCCAGAGCAGGGCCTGGAGTAGGATCAGGGAAGGGCTTCTGTttgtaaagttttatttcttatttattgtgGTGCACGTGGGTGCTCACTACCTTGTTCTGCACTCTTTGTTCATAATAACAGTATCTAAAAGTAGTGTATGATAATTCcacaaaaatgacaaaaacaaatcaTATGGAACTGGAAAAGGTCAAAGTCCTCAATTCTTTTTTCAGCCTCTCCCGCCTCCTCCTGCCCTGCCCCCAAAGGGAACTACTGCCCACAGACCAGTGAGTCTTTTCATCTCTGCTTACTCCCCAGTGCAGCCTCGGGAGTATTCGTTcccttttattccttctttgaaaATGTGCCTTGGATTATAtacttctgtgattttttttttttttctttaacgttTTCTCTTGGACGCaattctgtgtccattcaggAGCTCTGCTTCATTGTATTGGCTACATGGTATTACACTGGACGCAGGTcccatcttttacttcatcagtctCCACTTGATGGGAACCTCAGGTTGTTCCCAGATTTCATCCTTAAGTTTGTATCTTTGTGCGTATGTGAGCATGTCTTTTGGGTAAGTTCCTAGATGTGAAATTGCTGTTTTTCTAAGTGTTCGTGGATTTTAATTTTGTCAAATTGCCTTCCAAAGAGGTTTTTCAATTTATATTTCCACCTGCAGTGTGAATACCCTTTTCTCCTCACCCAGACAGCCCTGAACGTTATCTTTTATATCTGTGCCCATTGGATAGGAAAGGAAAGGTCTTTGTTCATTTAACTTGAATCTCTTTGATTATGAGTGACTTTAAGCATTCAGATATATGTGTTAATTGGCCATCCATATTTCTTTTATTGCATATACGTGGTTCATATATCATGGCTATTTTTCTATTTGATTGTTGGTTTTCTTCTTATTGATTAGTGAGAGCTCTTTGTATATAAGGAAAATTAGTGCTTTGGTCCAAACATCGTAAACTTGTCATAAAAATATCTACCAATCAGGAAAATTGCAAATGAATGCATTTTTGGTAACTGGAGGAGCTCAAACAGATACTGAGTGTTTTCTCGCTAAGAGTTTCTAAAGGAAGATTTATGCATGGAGGGCAAAGAACAGGGTTCCTTGATTCAGAAATGCTGCAGAACTTTATTTTCGTTTTCTTTGCTATGAACTTTGGCATAAAATCAGTAAATTTGATAACTTTTTGATAGCTACATAGTTTGTGCAACATCTTCCAGGGAGCCATACCCTGTAGTCCAGGAGTCCAGGGTACCGTGAGCAATCCCAGACACACTAGATGTTGTTGTAGCccagtccactccaactcatggcaaccttacatataTTAAgaagaacccaaaccaaacctgttgccatcaagttgactccgactcatggcgacacc encodes:
- the RGS12 gene encoding regulator of G-protein signaling 12 isoform X3, giving the protein MHRAGELGWRRTRSVEVARGRAGYGFTLSGQAPCVLSCVMRGSPADFVGLRAGDQILAVNEINVKKASHEDVVKLIGKCSGVLHMVIGEGLGHLESCSSDEEVGFYEGKGWFKPKLDSKALGINRAERVVEEVQSGGIFSMIFETPSLCASPSEPLKPKQRCLSESAAVRLDTGHETVNNPNANMLSKEEIAKVINDDSVFSIGLENHDDFGLDASILNVAMVVGYLGSIELPSTSSNLEYDSLQAIRGCMRRLRAEQKIHSLVTMKIMHDCVQLCTDKAGVVAEYPAEKLAFSALCPDDRRFFGLVTMQTNDDGSLAQDEEGVLRTSCHVFMVDPDLFNHKIHQGIARRFGFECTADPDTNGCLEFPASSLPVLQFISVLYRDMGELIEGMRARAFLDGDADAHQNNSTSSNSDSGIGNFNQEEKSARVLVVDLGGGSSKHAPTSGAGWEGVGGRGPHPWAPPWNGAFCHDQEGSAPFEGPPQTDRFRDLHKHLGPGPHVELPPAALRSSVPPSKRSTVGTGCGFHQRWLPVHVLQEWQCGHASDQDSYTDSTDGWSSVNCGTLPPPMSKIPADRYRVEGSFAQPPLSAQKSEWSRKAFGVPNIFGPHRNVRKTKEDKKGSKFGRGIGLIQTSQRTSRRSFGRSKRFSITRSLDDLESATVSDGELDGGDLKDCVSNHSLSSNASLPSVQSCRHLRARRVASWAVSFERLLQDPVGVKYFSDFLRKEFSEENILFWQACERFHHVPVHDKQELSYRAREIFSKFLCSKATTPVNIDSQAQLADDILNAPHPDMFKEQQLQIFNLMKFDSYTRFLKSQLYQECILAEVEGRSLPDAQQVPSSPASKHSVGSDHSNVSTPKKLSGKSKSGRSLNEDLGEEDGEKKRKGAFFSWSRNRSTGRSQKKKEHSDPSHDPLHANGGLCRRESRGSTSSAGSLDLTEAGRSPAPEQEKAKHCRVHLPDGTVCAVPVRVGASIKEALAGLCERHGINGAAVDLFLVGGDKPLVLQQDSSILESRDLRLEKRTLFRLDLVPINRSVGLKAKPTKPVTEVLRPVVAKYGLDLRDLAVRLSGEKELLDLGAPISSLDGQRVVLEEKDPSRGKASTDKQKGASGKHSIAVNSSSRSHAATSFLSLFPKLRATEQMTSAGC